Part of the Ziziphus jujuba cultivar Dongzao chromosome 8, ASM3175591v1 genome is shown below.
TTACAAATAAGATCTgacataaagaaagaaaatattatatattatataatataaattatataatatgtatatatatatatatatattaaaaaaaagaagtaaaaaagttaaaaagaaaattaaacgtGACGCTGAAATTTATTACTATACaccataaatatctttttttgatgaaaatatacaCCATAAATATCTGGAGGCATATTCGGGCAGCAGGGCACATATTTTTTAGGCACCGTTTGGGTGGCGGTTCAAAACTCATTTCTCACGTTTTGGTTTACGAATTATTTGAGAGTCAAAATTCAAAACTAACATCCCGCAGTTCACAAATCTAAGACATGTTAATGAATTGTATTTTTACTTTGAGAGCAAAAATACCAGGTATACTTATTACAAAGATTAGCAGCCAAACACGTCTTTACAACCCTAGATATATACGATCTTAACCtctcgttaaaaaaaaaaaaaaaaaaaaaaagttccacaTTAATGTTTTCTTGGTGACCATCCATCAAACACCTTCagatcaccaaaaaaataaaaaatattggtgctcctaaaaaaaaataaaaaaaataaaaaaaatcaatgtacAAGGACAACAACATTACCTGAAATACCATGCTTTTTGTTTCTCTGAGGTTTCGAATCCAAGGTTGAATCGGAACTGTCAGGCAAGTGACGGTCCAGACGAAGAACAAGACCACCATTGTTTCCAAACATGGCTTGTACGAAAGAAGCCTCCATGGAACTCAAAAAGTTCGCATGCTTCTCATCTGTCCATGGCTCATTTTCGCTGCTCATCGCATGAGAGTCCATATCATAAGcctggaaacaaaaaaaaagaaggaaaaaaactaCAACTTCCTAATTTTGATAGTTTTTGAGTTTTGAAAAGCGAATGTTTATAGAGCTCCAGGTGGGGTTTTGTTTATTGAGAAATATGGATCATAAAATGGATGTTGACTGGGTATGGAGAAGAGAAAAAAGGGAAAGTGTAAATAGAGAAGGAGGATGAAGTCCATGCAATGAATAAAAGCAAGCAGGAAAAATTTTTGTGTGGATGAGGAGGTATAAAAAGGAGGAGAAAGGGGAGAGGGGGGGTGGGGGTGAAAAATATCTGAAAAGCTTTATTAGAGTCCGTTTTTGTTCTAGGGAAGTGAGGGAGATATTTTGAGATGAGAAAAAAGAATCCTTTTCCAGAATcagattatttattaaaaaaatacaaaaaaagaaaaagaaatattaatttttgtataaaaatcTGATGAGTTGTTTTTATAATAATCTATGATGCTGACAATCATCCTTATTTTTGTCTTGGCGTTATTTGTTCTCATCTCGTTGTCCCTTTGAATTTACGAATTTATCCTTTTTTCGCTGGTCAAGCCTCAAGCTCAGAAATACATGCGGTTCTGTTGTAAGCATTAGTTTTCTTTGAAAACATGTGAATCAGATTGTTAATTTTCTGTTCAACGCCATGTTTTAGTATTTCATGCTATAATTTCTCTTGCATTTAGATTTGGAATAAATTGATCAAGAATTTATTTAATATGACACTTGTCATCTTAGTACGTGATTTGTCAGACACAAGTTTTAAAATCCCGAATTATAtgtttctccaaaaaaaaaattcctttttttttttttttttttttgattggaAAAAATTCCATTGTGCAaacgaaaagaaagaaaaatatcaatGCAAATAAAGTTTTGTCCCATATTCCATTTCTTTCGGATTAAGCCCACATAAACGGCAGAACTTTGGGGTCGACAAATTTCGTGCATAAACAACGAAAAGGTTCATAATCtcattttgggattttaaaaaaaaaaaaagaaggaaatatttaaaaaaaaaaaagaatgcaaaaagaaaatattcaattcaatctTCAGATAACATAATGCATTGCAAAATTaatcagataaaataaaataagacatcTAGACAAAATTATTACAAAGTTTTATTCACCTTCCAAATGCTAAACCCCATTCTCACAAttaccattttttattatttttgtttttgggataaaccaatttaaataaataaaataagagagtGGGGGAAAGTATTAAGGTCATTCCTATACACGTGGCCTAATATCATTCCAGATTGGTATGGCGAGCTCGTACAGCCTCGGGGCTCTGATTCAATACATCGCCCAACTGGTACACCACCATCTCAAACAACACGAATAAAGCTCCCTCATACACACTCCCCATCGGAAGCAACGGCCTAGATTTCGCCACCTCTC
Proteins encoded:
- the LOC107414449 gene encoding uncharacterized protein LOC107414449, translated to MDSHAMSSENEPWTDEKHANFLSSMEASFVQAMFGNNGGLVLRLDRHLPDSSDSTLDSKPQRNKKHGISDLICKRSRRDGRTGKRTRRVMPSQPLNSSEDQVVPQFENRRLGDKDEEREPPIVPLPPAT